GGTCGCCTGGTGCGTAGTGGCCGCCGGGCGTCGGGCCTGCCGGACCGTCCCGTCGACTTGCCGTGTCACGCGACCGGGTGTGCCCTGGATGAGGAGAACGTTCGCGTACGCGGGAGCGCCAGGGCGCCGGTGCGACCGGAGCCGAGCGGCCCGTAAGCCCCGGGAACGGAACGGGAACGTACGTACGGACGTATATGTACGCGCACGCCGGAGAGGAGCGGGCGATGGCTCATGCGACGCACCATGCGACCCAGGTGCCCGGCAGCCACGCGGGAGCCGGGCAACAGCGTCTGGTGTCCCCGGCCTGGGCGGTGATCCTGCCCGTGATCGGCGGGCTCGTCTACGGAGTGTGGGCCGCGGGGAACCGTAGGGACGCGGGTCCCATCACCACCGGCAACGTGCTGTTCGGCGTGGTCTGCGGCGCGGCCTTCGCGCTGGTCTGCCTGCTGCTGCACTCGGCGAAGAACAGGATGATGCGCGAGGTGCGCGCCCTGAGCTGGACGGCCTTCGCGGGCATCGCCTTCGGCTTCCTGTACAGCCAGTCCGGAGGCACCGTGCTGCGGTCGACGATCATGGCGTGCGGCGTGGCCTTCTCCGTGTTCGTGGTGCTCTTCTACCGGTACTACACGACGGAGTAGCGACGACGGAGTAGCGCCGCCCGCGGCAGAGCGGCCCCCTCGCGACCCCCTCTTTCCCGCACGCCGGTCCGGAGCGCTCTCGACGGACCGGCCCCGAAGCCGACCGCCCGGTCCCGCGAACGAGCCGGGCGGTCGGCTGCTACTCCCACCGGTCCACGCCGCCGGCCCTGCCTACCGAGCCGCCTCGGCCGCGTCGGCCGCTCCGGCCTGCCCGCCGCCGAACACCTCCTTGACGAGCCTTTGCGTCGCCTTCTGGAACGCCTCTCCCATGGACAGTGCGGCGTCGTCGACATAGTTCAGCGCGGCGGTCAGGGTCCTGCTGCCGTCGGGCGTGCTGTACATCAGCGCCGCGTGGCCCGCCATGCCGCCGTTGTGGGTGATGACGGTGCCGCCGTTTTCGCCCGCGTCCTGCACGAACACCCCTAGTCCGTAGCCGACCTTGGGATGCGGCTCGCACATCTCGGCCAGCAGCGGGGCCGGCAGGAGCTTGCCGCCCATCAGCGCGGAGATGAACGTGTGGAGGTCCCGGGTCGTGGAGATCATGTCTCCGCCGGTGGAGATCCAGGAGGGGTTCTGGCGGGTGACGTCGACGGTCTTCTCCCGGCCGGTGTCCTCGTACCGGTAGTAGGCGTGGGCGTGCGGCTCGGAGATCTCCGGGTCGGTCTCCGGCGCGACGGTGTCCGACAGCCCGAGCGGCCCCAGGATCAGCCGCCGCATCTCCTCGGCGAGCGAGTGGCCGGTAACCTTCTCGATCAGCAGCCTGGCCAGCACGTAGTTGGTGTTGGAGTAGCTCCAGTCCGTCCCCGGCTCAAACCGCGCCGGCTTGGACAACGCCAGCCGTACCAGCTCTTCGGGCCGGTAGGTCCTGAACCGGTTGTCCACCCACTCCTGGCCCGCGGTCGTGGCGGGGATCCCCGGCGCGAAGGTCCCGTCGTCGTAGTACTCGCCGGTGAAGTTGAACACCCCGCTGGTGTGCTGCAGCAGCATCCGCACCGTGATCCTCGGGTCCAGCCCGAATCCCGGCAGGTGGTCGGCCACCGGGTCGTCCAGCGCGATCGGGCCCTCGGCCACCAGTCGCAGCACCACGGTCGCGGTGAAGGTCTTGGTGTTGCTGCCTATCCGGACGTGTCCGTTGCTCGGCGGCTTCGCGGTCTCGCCCAGCTTGCGCACCCCGGCGCTGCCGACCCACTCGCCTCGCTCGTCGTGCACGCGCATCGTCACCCCGGTGAAACCGGATTCGACCATCTCCTCGATGGCCTTCCGCAGCTCCGGGCGGTCCTGGTCGGTAAGAGTGAGGGACATGGTGGTGGGCTCCTCGAGAACTGTCACGGAAGGGATTTCAGCTGAGCGGAAGGGCGTCGCGGGGTGCCCCGCTCACAGGCTGCGGGCGCTGATGTCGCCGTAGGCGGTGGTCGCGTGGATGGTCAGGGCGGCGTCGGCGCCGTCGGTGTTCTTGAGCGCGTTGTGGATCCGGCCGTAGGAGGTGCCGGCGTCCAGGGAGGCGGAGACTCCGCGGGCGACGCCGACCGAGATCTCGCCGGACTCGGTGCGCAGCGTGACCGTGCCGCGCACGGCCTCGGCGATGCGGAGGTCGCCCTTCTGGGTGCTGATCTGCGCGGGGCCGCCCAGGCGGCCGACCGAGATGTCGCCGGACTGGAGGGCCAGGCGGACACTCGCGGCCTCGTCGAGCTTGACCGAGCCCTGCGCGCCCTCGAAGGAGACGTCGCCGAGCCGTCCGACGCCCCGGAACTCGCCGAGGGACGCCTTCGCTTCAACGTGGGAGCCAGCGGGGAGCTGGACGGTCACCTCGATGGATCCGGAAGGGCCGAGGATCTGGTTCTTCGCCTCCGGGGCCTTGATCCGCAGGACGCCGTCGTCGCCGTATGCGACCTCGGTCTGCTCCGCCGCCTTCACGTCGCGGCT
This is a stretch of genomic DNA from Streptomyces sp. NA04227. It encodes these proteins:
- a CDS encoding serine hydrolase codes for the protein MSLTLTDQDRPELRKAIEEMVESGFTGVTMRVHDERGEWVGSAGVRKLGETAKPPSNGHVRIGSNTKTFTATVVLRLVAEGPIALDDPVADHLPGFGLDPRITVRMLLQHTSGVFNFTGEYYDDGTFAPGIPATTAGQEWVDNRFRTYRPEELVRLALSKPARFEPGTDWSYSNTNYVLARLLIEKVTGHSLAEEMRRLILGPLGLSDTVAPETDPEISEPHAHAYYRYEDTGREKTVDVTRQNPSWISTGGDMISTTRDLHTFISALMGGKLLPAPLLAEMCEPHPKVGYGLGVFVQDAGENGGTVITHNGGMAGHAALMYSTPDGSRTLTAALNYVDDAALSMGEAFQKATQRLVKEVFGGGQAGAADAAEAAR
- a CDS encoding DUF4097 family beta strand repeat-containing protein; amino-acid sequence: MQKFDTHTPVTAVLDVPAGRIQFIAADRADIAVEVLPANASKSRDVKAAEQTEVAYGDDGVLRIKAPEAKNQILGPSGSIEVTVQLPAGSHVEAKASLGEFRGVGRLGDVSFEGAQGSVKLDEAASVRLALQSGDISVGRLGGPAQISTQKGDLRIAEAVRGTVTLRTESGEISVGVARGVSASLDAGTSYGRIHNALKNTDGADAALTIHATTAYGDISARSL